In Mucilaginibacter celer, one DNA window encodes the following:
- a CDS encoding TolC family protein, with amino-acid sequence MLNTNSKKLLLFFLSVLYVLHVQAQQQTLSIKDAEQMALANYASIKSKANQLNASKAYLKETKTEYLPDLNFSAQQDYGTVNGQTGPSFGYRGLSVSSSGPTLAKQNWNAAFGALYLTNVSWDFFAFGRSKQRIGVQKTIVSRDETDLAQEQFQHQVRVAATYLNLLAAQQLAKAQQDNLNRAKQLQTVVVARVKNGLNPGVDSSLANAEVSNAKIALTNAQQTVQDQSNQLSIYLGIAPQEFQLDSAFITKQPNNLEALSSVAESDHPTLKFYQNRINVSDQQAKYLRTFALPTFSLFGVYQGRGSGFKSDYGTNQDSYTGSYGAGVDPTRFNYLLGVGVVWNFTSVFRTHYQVQSQKFTSQQYKNDYELVDKQLKAQQSLAETRIANALKNVNEVPVEVSAANNAYIQKYTLYKNGLSNIVDFTQALYTLNRAEVDKYIALNNVWQALLFKSASTGDFGLFINNF; translated from the coding sequence ATGTTAAACACTAATTCAAAAAAATTACTCCTGTTTTTTTTGAGTGTTTTATATGTCTTACACGTACAAGCTCAGCAACAAACCCTTTCCATTAAGGATGCTGAACAAATGGCCCTTGCCAACTATGCGTCCATCAAGTCGAAGGCAAACCAGCTTAACGCCTCTAAGGCATACCTCAAAGAAACAAAAACGGAGTACCTGCCGGACCTCAACTTTTCCGCACAGCAGGACTACGGCACAGTGAACGGCCAAACCGGACCATCTTTTGGTTACCGAGGCCTGTCGGTATCCTCATCGGGCCCAACTTTGGCCAAGCAAAACTGGAACGCCGCCTTCGGTGCCCTGTATCTAACCAACGTTAGCTGGGACTTTTTTGCCTTCGGCAGATCTAAACAGCGTATCGGCGTACAAAAAACCATCGTTTCGCGCGATGAAACTGATCTGGCACAGGAGCAATTTCAGCACCAGGTACGCGTAGCAGCTACTTATCTTAACCTGCTGGCAGCACAACAGCTTGCCAAAGCACAACAGGATAACCTTAATCGCGCCAAACAACTGCAAACCGTAGTGGTGGCACGAGTTAAAAACGGACTGAACCCCGGAGTAGATTCATCGTTGGCTAACGCCGAAGTATCAAACGCTAAAATAGCTTTAACCAACGCGCAGCAAACCGTTCAGGATCAAAGCAACCAGCTTTCTATTTACCTGGGCATCGCACCACAGGAGTTTCAGCTGGATAGCGCTTTTATCACCAAACAGCCAAATAACCTGGAGGCTTTAAGTTCAGTTGCAGAAAGCGATCACCCTACCCTTAAGTTTTACCAAAACAGGATCAACGTAAGCGATCAGCAGGCTAAATACCTCCGTACATTCGCCTTGCCTACGTTTAGCTTGTTTGGTGTTTACCAGGGCCGTGGTTCGGGTTTTAAATCAGATTATGGTACCAACCAGGATAGCTATACCGGCAGCTACGGTGCAGGCGTTGACCCTACCCGTTTCAATTACCTGCTTGGTGTGGGCGTGGTGTGGAACTTTACCAGCGTATTCAGAACCCATTACCAGGTACAATCGCAAAAATTCACCTCGCAACAATATAAAAATGATTACGAGTTGGTTGACAAGCAACTGAAAGCACAGCAATCGCTTGCCGAAACACGTATTGCCAATGCTTTAAAAAACGTGAACGAGGTACCTGTCGAAGTATCTGCAGCCAACAACGCCTACATCCAAAAATATACCCTGTATAAAAACGGCTTATCAAACATAGTTGATTTTACGCAGGCACTTTATACCCTTAACCGGGCCGAAGTTGATAAATACATAGCCCTGAACAACGTATGGCAGGCGCTGCTGTTTAAATCAGCATCAACCGGCGATTTTGGGTTATTCATTAATAATTTTTAA